From the Drosophila simulans strain w501 chromosome 2L, Prin_Dsim_3.1, whole genome shotgun sequence genome, the window GGCATCAAATCCcagtggcacacacacagtttTTCTGTTTGTATTGAAAATCTATGGAAAATACAAACGGATAAATATTGCCTGTCGATTTCTGGTGGGGCGTAAAAGTTTTTCTAGGATTAGGCCACGTAAATGCTTGAATAATGTGAACAGATTTAACTTTTGCCATTGTGCGAAACTTTTTCACCCGGCTGATGAAGTTGGGCAaggtagttttttttttttgtttccagaCAGGttaataaaatggcaaattgaatGCGCTACAGTCCAGCCGGACCGATAAGCTGATAACAGCTGGGAACCTGATAACTATGATCATAATGTATCCGTTTTACCTTTTAAGTGTCTGGTTCTTTTTTCGGTTCGatcttttttttctggttttttgtgGCCCTTTGTTGGACTTCTTTCCTTTTGACCAAAGGCGACAATTTGTTGGCATTTTTTACGACTGCCAAGTGGCGTTAAATTAACGGGGCGGAGAAAGTGGCCGTGGGCCGGAAAGGAAAGGTGAAAGCATCTGCTTTCGACccgcattttattttatgccgttttgatttttccttttcgtttcCGCTCCttttttcgtttggtttttttcccTTGCTCTTCTGTTGTCGTAAGACTCCattaaacaattcaattaagccGCGAGGGGCGGGTGTTGTCTTTAAAATGTCAAGCTGGACATAATGCGGGCAGGAGAAGGGGGTACTTGGTATGTCCACATCCTTGCCCGGTTGGCtgaattaaaacattttatgcaaattttaacGCTACTTTCCACCGAGTTCTTctcgcattttatttgccgaCCTCTGCTCTGTGATGGCTTTTACTGTTTGGCAAACGCTTAAAGTATTTACTTTAATTCAATGGGTAAAACGAAAACAAGGAAACTCCGCAATTAAAAACGGAAACGCCTAAAAGCTGGCAActgtattaaaaaaaaaaaaagcagaaaaaaaataggagCAGAGacggaaattaaaatatttccggTTTGCTGAAGAACTTTTTTTTCGCCAAAGCTACGGAAAAGGTTGCATCTGCCAGACTTGGGTCATTGTAATGCTAATTGAAGTTGAATCGTTTTCGGAGCCAAATTGCTGGAAGTTGAAGAGTCCTTCGTTGACCATAATAATTGATGTAGTGTGAATAAAAGGGTGCTCCcaaaagaaacacaaaacaGTCACCATTTGACTGATACTTGGGAGTATCTCAGTTTTATTAGtcattataaaaaatgtataggCAAGATCCTTATCGACGCTTATTGATGATACTCGATCTAAAACTTAGCAATATGGCTGATGGCTTTCGCAGTGCCATTGCATATAAATGTCAGATAAATAGTTTCCCgcttgggggcgtggccataaGCCATAAAATTGCAGTGGCGCGAccaacgttgcgtatacgcaacgccAAGAAGACAAACTCGTGGAGCTGGATGGGTGGGCGATACTGGCGGATGATGACTTGGCGGAGGCAACAACGCAACTTGGCTAACAAAGTTATGACAAGGATTTATGAAGTATGCATTAAAAATGAGCAGCTATTTGCTGTTTTGCAGTTCAAGTATGGCTAAGAATTTGCTTAAAGCTTTAAGCCAAAgtcccaaaaaaaatgaaaatctctGACTCTCTCCTTGAAGACGTTTGCCATTCCCACGCAGTTGAAACAAAACATTGTCGTGagcatgtttgtttgtttgtttgtttgcatgtTTGCCAGTTGCCGGGTGTTTGCCGTGTGTCCCGTTTGTTTGCATACAAATTCTTCAGACGCCGccgcatttgtttgtttgccgagGCAACAGGCAACTGACAACTGCCAAAGGAGTTGTCTCCCGGGTCGGATCTTCTCTGCTCCTCCGTTCCCAGCCCTCGGATACGTGCCACCTTAACTGTGCATATAAAAATTCGCATATAAATCAGCGACacatgtacacacacacacctcatCTCCTCCTTTTCGCTTTGCCCAGTGCCATCTGTAAACATATCGTTATTTATCCATTTACCCCGTTCCACGTGACAGACGCCCTAGGAGCGGGGACACGGTGCGGGGCTTCACTGTAACAATATGTGGGCTTGGTCGACTGTTCGGGATGCAAGTTAATAGGGGAACATGATGTGGTTGCGGTGCTCAGGCTTCTCCTCCGCCGGCGATAAACGAGGAGGTTGGTCCAGAGTCAATCAATTGCCAAGGAATTGTTTTAATTCAGGCGAGCATTTCGCTAGAGAAATGTTTTTGCACAAATAAACAAGGCTGCATGTTGCATGGTTGCTCAGTTCTGTAAACAACTAtacataaataacaataaaatagcTGAGTTTAAGGTTTAAATTTAGTTAGCTCGCCGAATGCTCCAATTTAATGCTTCATTCCGACTAAGCTATTCGACGAAATCTTTTATTCCGAAAAGTCTTTACGCCGAAAGTATTAACAAAGCACTTTTCTCCGTACTTCGTATGAATATAAATCCAGTTCCTTAGTTTTCTCCGTTTCCCGCTCAATGGTGCTCATTATCAACGCAGTCGAGGTAGAGtggaaaatatgtatttttatatacacatGATGAGCtcgattttcttttcattttcattttcattttcgtaaTAGCGCTCTGACAATTTTCATGTGAACTGGCGACGATTTTTCACCGTCACTTTGCGgtgagcaggaggagcaggatgcAAGGACCTTCTGCTCGGCATTCGGGGCTTTTGGGGGGAAACCGAACCATTCTCGCCGACTGCAAGGATTTCCCAACACAACAAGAGCTGGGCAGGAACTTAAGCAGGAAACAGGAAAAGCAACGTATCCAGCTTCTCTTACTTTTCGCCAACCTCTTCTTTGTACGTGACGTCTTTCTCTCGAGACGTCACTAGATTTATTGTATGCAAGTTATGTGTGTTAGTATCTGTGTGCGCCTGCACGAGTGTGGGTGCTGTTTGCACTTGTGTAGGtgtaaatatgcaaatcggTTTTTTCGACACGCTGACGACTTTTTCACAGCAACTGAAATGTgcttaaaatttgcaaaattgtagttcatttttatattccaTCGAATGGTGTCCCTTTTTTTGCAGTTTCCCCTTTTCACCTTGACAATTGTCCTGGGGCCAGGATTGCTGCACACAGAATACAAACAGGGTTATTTTCCCCCCCACCGACTACGTTTGATTTGGCTTCACCAGATTTTCCCAAATGCATCCATTTCTCATCGCTCCTCCtgtcttttgtttgcatttcggtTTGCTGTGCCTCTTGACAGCAGTTTGAGTGCCATTTTTCGCTTTGGTTTTTCAGTTTATTGTCGCAAATTGTTGCCAAGTTCGTAAAAAGGCAGTTAAAAAGATTCAGGCATTTCTGTGACCGTTTATCCTTTGTACTCTTTTTTCTAGTGCATACTCCTGGCTTCAATCAACTAAGTAAACCAATTGgattttatggttttattaggcttattttagttaattcatttttaatgcacACTTTATATCTATAccacataattttttttaaatataacagCTTGAACTAAAGAAATGCGAAAGTGTATTTGAACAATAATAACTTCcttatccttttttttaaccCTTTGGCCTCAGGTAAATTCCgtttataacaattttaacCCTTGCTTTGgcacttaattgaaaattaaaaaggtgcacataaaaaattaaaattaatttcgtgCCGTTTGACCAGAAACCATTCGACCTTATTGTTAGGCCAAACGCTTCTCGGATTTACTGGCCTAACCCACACCTAATTCGCTGGATGAAGTGGGCAAATTCTGCGCTGGCCATTTAACTTTTAAGCAGGcctgattaaaaaaaaaaaattgcatactTGGCCACACCGCTTTTTTGTGGCCAAACTCGCTAACTTTTTTCGCCAGCACAGCGCTGAACTTGAACATTTTCATGGGGGACCCTGGTTCCAGAAGTCCTGCCAGGCCGGGCGTGTAAAATGGCCAACGAAAATTGCAGCTGCCAAGCAAACACATGCAAAAGCCGCATCCGCCACTTTCGCGAGTGCCAGTCCGGGGAAACCCCAGGATCCGCACATCCGCATATCCGCAACATCCGCTCTGCACGCCCTTCGTCCAGGGATGCCTCATTTGGCGGCTCGTTGTGGCAAAGAGCTCCAAAAAAAACTTTACAAAGCAAAATGTGTCGACTGTAGTATACCTTAGTATACTTTTagaatttagaaaaaaagGTTGGGAACGATTGGAAACATCGCGTGTAAGTAACTAACTATTACTAAAGTCTCTGATTAAGCTTTTGTcatttaaaaaacagaaacttaAAAAGAGTTCAATGTGTTTCTTATATGTTAAAAGATAAATATgtctaaaatttaaaattaattactaCCAACTGTAGTTCCTGCATACCCTTACCCATTGCTGGGTATCCGCTGCAACAACGGCCGAGTtagcaaaaatgtttaaacagCTGGTAAAATACAAAGGACAAAAAGGGGCGTAGGTAAATTTATGTGGGCGGGGTGTGGACCTGTCGCAACACAAAATCTGACGCCTAAACGCAGCTTAGCGATTAAAGCGCTTTTCAAACTTGGCCCAAAGGGGGAATTTTAAGCGCCCAAAGCCGCCGGCTagcttttcgtttcgttttcccCACTTGCCACGTTCGCtccatgtttgtttttggctggGAGAACAGTGGCCCAAAGGGAGCCAATGCCGGGTTAGTGTTAATTTCCCTCCAAACTACAGCGACAAGTTTATTTTGGCCCGTTGTTTGGCCCATCCACTGCATGCTTTGGGGCTACTGCGGTTGTGGATCGGAATTTCCCtgagtgtgtgttttattGGGGATAAATAGACAGACGATTGCTTAAAGTGTCTGTGTGAATGAATAGTTCTTCGGATGGTAAATTACATTAGAAATTAAggataataaatacatatatttgtgcAATATTTAATGCTGGCATTAGTTTATATGGTGCTATAGTGAACAGTAGCTATCTCTATACATGACTTCCGTTTCCTTTCACCACATTTCTTATTTCATTGACACTGAACAAGTCTTCTTATATTTTAAGTCCTTCTGGCTGCCTTGCTCTCCGATCAATTTGTAATTTCCCCTTCTTTCGACGGAACAAAAACGAGCTGCATAGTTTCGAATATTTTCCTCTGGCAGTGGAGATGAAAAACTGCTCAACGAATgcgaaagaaaaaccaaatgtaAAGCAAGTCACAGTCACAGCTTGCGACATTGCCAATGTTGTTgctaaattgttaaataaatcaaaatccgAATCACAGGAACCAGACCCTCAAGCTAAACTGGCACGCCAAGTGCCAATTGAAGGGGAATCACCGGATGGTTTGGGTGGTTTTGGGTGGTTGGGGGTGGCTTGCCAGATGGGCGGTTGCAGTGGGAGGCGACTGTTATTGATGTGCTTTTAATTGAGGCTTGTGTGTCGTGTctgctgcatgttgctgtCAGCTTTCAGTGCCCCGATCCTCCGCAATTGGCATTTGGACACCCCACCCCTCTTGCCCTGTCGTTTGTCCAACCATTTGGCTCATAACgaaattttattagtttttcagttttcaacaCTTACCGGCAGTCGACGTGTTGGCCATGCAAATGGTCAACATCAAAATGGCCAGGCTGATGGACCCACGGATTCCCAGCAGATTCCCCAAATCCGTTCGCCTTCGACGACCTCGTCGCTGTTGgttattattgcattttttcctAGACATCTGCAGATCTGTACCGGAATCCTTTCGATGAAATTCGAGGCTGACTCTCAGCTGGAATGCCTCCGAATGCCACTCTGTTCTGTGCATTCTGCTCCTGCAAGGCCAAATGCAAAGCGAAATGgttaattaaatacttaaaatttgaattattaagCTTGAATTTATCGACTAAATGCCATGCATTTCCaaagttttattgatttcccgtaatttatgcaaagtctgctgcagcagccaaaaagtttcagtattaaaaaaatgtcaGACCAATTTGCCATAAGTTTCTGGGGAAAGTTTTTAAGGAAAAGGAAGAGAGTCAAGGCGACTGTTGCACATAGtattaattgaaaaaaagtCAATTGGATAGTAAAATTTGACAACTGACCccgaaaataatattaaagagGAAGCCCAACATAATTTATAACACATTTAAACAACATAATATGGTGgaatcactttttttttaacaatgcCACTTTTTATGTTGGCAAGcttttaaattggatttcttcactttgaatTATGATTAAATCAACTTTGTTAAAACAGCACAAAGCACACATTAATTTAAACGATTCAAGCTTCAGCCAATCGAAACCAAAAAATTTGCATCCACTTTTCGCATTCTTAACAACGTTTGACTAACACAATAAagatgttaaatattttatgataagtGATTTATATCGAACATGCCATGAATATTTCATGCCAACATAATTTGGTTAACGGTTAACATTTTTAGTGACAAGAGGTATGCGAAATGCCTAATTTGATAAAACGCTTTACTTTCAATCAAATTGGACCATTTGGCATTTGTCAGCCAAGAAATTAGCCGGAGAATTTGGCTTTATGTAAATTAACGAAGAGCGTATCCGCCAGATACATcagataaataaaatctaCTAGTGCGCAACTGAAAACTGTGAATCGCTAGAACAATGCAAAATGCTGTACAATTTgaggcaaattaaatattaattagtgtGGCGTGTgcataaaagttaattaatgttttttacGCCCTAGgtgttaataattaatcagcatgagttgttgttttttttttttttttttgcccactgGCGCCCCGTCTTTTATGTCTGGGCGTTGAAAATAGCTGTTGATTTACGGATAATTAAGCAGATTGTAaagttatgcaaataaataaatatttaatcaatcaATCGGGGTGTGTGAATCAATGTGGAAATGTAACAATCCATctaataatttagtttaagCGATTATTTGTTGGTTGTTTAAAGTTTACTTTTgcaatatatatgtgtatatatttagtCATATATTCTGATCACATATTCTGAGAGTTTAATGTTTCGTTTGATTATAGGATTTATATggatatttttcatttcacaaTTCGACTGTTCTCGGAACACATCTCTTTTTTGTTTCccaaaaaatttatttgtccTCCAAATctaagatatttaaattagaatTGTTGAAATTAGGCTGCATCGAATAATTTTTGAACATGTCTAGGAATTATGGTAGGTTGAAATCTTAATATTCCGACGACAATGCGCACATCctttcagtattttttaagGACCTGGACCGGGAGCCTACATGCTACCCAGCAGTTTTGGACAAAAAGGACCGCAGTTCACCTTCGGCCGCAGAATTGACCGCAAGAGAGATGAAAAACCTGGTCCGGGTCCTGCTGCTTATAAGGTGGATAAAGTGACTCGCTACGGAAGCGCGGTGGGTCCACAGTTTTCCATGTATGTTAGGAACTCCAAGATGAAGCCCCTTCCCATTCGACTCTCCTGAAGATTTGATCCTGATCCCGTATTTAGTAATCAAGTTTCTAAAACAGTCGATTTTGTGATGTAAATAGCGGCGAAATATGTAAttgaatacataaatatttatagtaagCCTTTGAACATATCCTTTATAGCCCGCATTGCATTTCCAATTTGCTTCAATTAATGTCCAAGACATTGATGCACAATTTCCATTCAAATCGCTGCCATGGCAACGGCGATTGCTAATCGCCCTTAACTCGGCAATTAATTCGACGACACATTCAATTCGAATGGAGATGGGTGATGGACAATAGATGCACCAAATTCAAATCGGCGGCGGGGGTGGAGAATCGGGAAATGGTAATAATGACAGTCTGTGGTGGCTGCTGGCATGAGGATTGATACACAATGCGGCGACAACCACTTGTTGGACCTGCTGGAAGAGCCTTTGGCCAGGACACTTCACTTCTCTTCACTTCAGGACGAGGGCTTAGATGAGGGCACTTCAGCTGTTGGTCGGCTTTGTGGAGGACAGAAGTACTGGTGGAACTGTAATGAAGCCGCCGGCCTAAGTAACTCACTTTGCAGTCCAGGCCAGTCGTCCACCGAGTGACTGAACCGCGCCAAAGGAGCAGCTTCTGGCATCTAAGCGAAAGCCTGTTATTTTCCTCGCTGCCTGTAATAATCACACAGTAAACAGGCAGCGGTCAGAAGACTTGACTGGGGTGGGAATGGCCTGgttgcactgagaaaaatgtcTATTTTTGGTTACATTGAATGTCATTAGCCTGAAAATGTGGCTAAAAACCAATTACATGCTGAATTCATATTATTATGAATTTAGCTTTTCAactttattttacatttgaaCTCGAATGTATTTTGACACTCTAATAATCATATGCAACTACCCTTCTTTTCTCTCCCTGCACTGGACTTCGGCGTGGGAATGGCCAGCAGAAAGCCAAAGAAAGGAAAGGGCTTTGGACTAACTGAGTCCGCCAGAGAAGGAAGCCCCtacagctccagctcctcctgctcctgctcctcctcccaTCTGGCCAGTTGTAATTGCAACGTCAACGTAAATGCATGGCACATGCAGCAGCGACTCAGGAATTTCACGGATGTGCGATGTGCGTGCATTTTGCAGATGCTCGAGCTGACCGCCGCTTGGACATCACGTATTCGCACAGACACACGGACGCACAGACAACGGACCgcatttgattgcattttcgCTGCTCCAGGACGCGGATGAGCCCGGGGCGAGTGGGGCGGTTGGAGTAGCTCGGGAACTCTGGGACTTGGGAACTGGACGCACTGCCCTCGATCCACTCCTCCTGCCCAAGATTTATCTGTGCgcgtttattttaatgttacGTTCTGGCATCTTTGCTCAATTTTGCCTGCTGCATACCCTTCACCAAAGGTATTCTACCTGGTAGCCAgaattggaaaaatatatataatcttCATACCGCATtcattaatattcaaaaattacaaatggaaacaaaaacaactaaTTCAAGTGAAGTGACATTCATTTGTAACAAAAATTGGCATAAAAGATGTCATGTTAGTGTAAACTGTTCAAAgtctaattaaaatgtcaatCTCCTTCAGTTGAATCTATCGTGCACAGCACTCTTTTCAAGTGCATCTAATCTTCGCCAGACGGACTTCTGGCTGGGATTTTGGTCTGCTTAAGCAGCCTCTTTCGATGCATTGCCCATTGGCTGGATGTCTTTGTGTTTATGGAGCCATGTCCGCAGGTTGCCATCTTCATCTggccatcagcagcaccatcatcatcatcatcatcaaccgAATCACAAgaagcgggagcaggagcagaagctgaTGCAGAAGCTGCATCCTCGATGGCGTGCCATTCCTGAACGTGGTACGTTGACCGCTCGGAATGTTGATTCATCTTCTTGGGATAACTGCTGCCAGTTTGCACGGACTACtctctgttttattttcctattttcacAACTCCACTTGCTCTTTTATGTCAATCAGCAGTTTGGCATCCAGCTCCTCGGCTGGCTGCTACGCGTTTATGGGCCATCATTGTGGCCATCGCGACGGTTGGAAAAATGGTTGCGTCTATTTTTAGTGGAGCACATGCGTCGCTTTCGCCTGCTCTATTCTATTCCTGACCAAGCGCACTCGTTCATACTCGTTCAGTATGTTAGATCCCCAGGCGGGTCTCTATTATCCCCATATTGCCATAATAAGCGAAGATTGCCCTTAAGTGGCTGGCGGGGATTGGGTGAGTACTCGCCAGTGcattcttctttatttttagcacGATCTCGGCCTGACTGGGCCTGTTACATGAATAATTGCCAGTTAGGCTTACAGGCCCACATGATCGCCGTGGATAATTGTAAATGGGCATAGaacttaattgcatttaaatgccgATAGGTGTGGGTACTGCAAATTCTGGCAAATTAAAGGCTTCCGAAGTAGCAACTACATTGTAAGCCAATACATTTCATTAGAACCAATTAAAGTagagaattatttaaaataggaTTTTACAAAATGCATTGATATTTTACGAATTTAAAGAGTATCGTCGAATTCGCATTGTGCCAAAACTGTCCTTAAAAAAGTCTGATTATCCAGAGTTCATTCTTATTAAAGTTCTTCCTCAGAACCTTTTGATTCAGAACCTTAGGCTTCTGAGAATAagatgttatattttaatattaatttggcATTATTCATGGGAAACCCGTAAAAGGAAATCATGCACGACTTGCCAGCCAGCCTTTGCTTAATATTCGTCTCACCGGAATCCATTCGGCTGACTGTCATTAGCAATTCGGGCAATCAGTGaaacacttttggccaaacaaaacgtATTCGTAACAAAAGATAATGTTAATTTGACAGCCCCCGGCAATTGATTCCCAGCCAACTGACAAACGCACAGGCCGGCTGACAGGCCGGGTCATTGGAGGGTTAAAGGAAGTCGGAGCAGCGGACTACTGACCTCACACgcatttcgatttgtttatgccatttccgattttaattgatattaCTGAATTGGGCTGTTGTGTGCTTGGTATAACCTCCCATTGATAAACCATAATCGACCCTGTGTTCCACGCACGTGACTTGTTTAAGTGATagcttaaaatgtaatttcgcCTGCCTATTTAATGTGCTTGCCAAAATTGGGGAAAATTGCGAGTTAAtcacaacaaataaaacgattaatatgaaataatttcatttcgttaGCTGACCCAGT encodes:
- the LOC6731886 gene encoding outer dense fiber protein 3-like protein 2 isoform X1, with the protein product MSRNYGPGPGAYMLPSSFGQKGPQFTFGRRIDRKRDEKPGPGPAAYKVDKVTRYGSAVGPQFSMYVRNSKMKPLPIRLS
- the LOC6731886 gene encoding uncharacterized protein LOC6731886 isoform X2, translated to MLPSSFGQKGPQFTFGRRIDRKRDEKPGPGPAAYKVDKVTRYGSAVGPQFSMYVRNSKMKPLPIRLS